A window of the Limanda limanda chromosome 8, fLimLim1.1, whole genome shotgun sequence genome harbors these coding sequences:
- the LOC133009293 gene encoding troponin I, fast skeletal muscle-like, producing MSSSRKHHIKSLMLSIAKGLLEEEEREQEEERGRYMEENCPALSMPRSMQELQDLSREIHHKIDVIDEERYNLEVKVNKSDKEIDDLKIKVQDLMGKFKKPVLRKVRMSADAMLKALLGSKHTVNMDLRANLKQVKKEVKEEDKELRDVGDWRKNIEDKAGMDGRKKMFESEA from the exons atgtcctcGAGTCGCAAGCATCATATAAAG agtttGATGCTGTCCATCGCAAAAGGtttgctggaggaggaggagagggagcaagaggaggagagggggaggtaCATGGAGGAGAACTGTCCTGCTCTCTCCATGCCCAGGAGCATGCAGGAGCTGCAG gACCTGTCCAGGGAGATCCACCACAAGATCGACGTGATCGATGAGGAGAGATACAACCTGGAGGTGAAAGTCAACAAGTCCGACAAGGAG ATCGATGACCTGAAGATCAAAGTTCAGGACCTGATGGGCAAATTCAAGAAGCCTGTCCTGAGGAAAGTGCGTATGTCCGCTGACGCCATGCTGAAAGCTCTGCTGGGCTCCAAGCACACAGTCAACATGGACCTGAGGGCCAACCTGAAGCAGGTCaagaaggaggtgaaagaggag GATAAGGAACTGCGTGACGTCGGAGACTGGCGTAAAAACATTGAAGACAAAGCTGGTATGGACGGCAGAAAGAAGATGTTTGAGTCCGAGGCTTAA
- the LOC133009292 gene encoding uncharacterized protein LOC133009292, which produces MEAEEEWDQDLSAHKLLDKKVLRKQNGGIGIARTLHGLFKTPNSLQIQSLARSECAGSCPNLMMSRTEHADMRPVPVALTPQLPPRAHRPLCVSVSSDSSGRFKALETQEWKNNLKAQMEQAHSAGAASSTGSLERASLFCASASTTASSSSLSSPVEILNKSKSSSRFSLFSPPWNSSSESDSNPPSRSGSKKLRNYSRRAATGPAGARGPDTPEPKPSGPEHFQYSEPVISKVTDYIYVGNLNAAYNGRTLCRNNIDSIIDMSSVPGEPGPSLSLIPCTCTRGARHSWSRLKVDIGDVPEALGDGPALKQCCFEDINECIDASTEKRKRVLVHCRDGFSLAPTCIIQYLMVRQNMRLIAAYELLRAKYPVNIRECHQNVLVSLERALRPGGNVNPECFKQAISRKVAWT; this is translated from the exons ATGGAAGCCGAGGAAGAGTGGGACCAAGATCTGAGTGCGCACAAGCTGCTGGATAAGAAAGTGCTCCGCAAGCAGAATGGAGGGATCG GTATAGCCAGGACTCTTCACGGTCTGTTTAAAACCCCAAACTCGCTGCAGATTCAGTCCCTAGCCCGCTCAGAATGTGCTG GCTCCTGTCCAAATCTAATGATGAGTAGGACCGAGCACGCCGATATGAGGCCCGTCCCCGTGGCCCTCACCCCCCAGCTCCCCCCCAGAGCTCACCGGCCCCTCTGCGTGTCGGTCTCCTCCGACAGCAGTGGCCGCTTCAAAGCTCTGGAGACGCAGGAGTGGAAGAACAACCTCAAAGCTCAG aTGGAGCAGGCCCACAGTGCAGGAGCTGCCAGCAGCACAGGCTCTCTGGAGCGAGCCTCCCTGTTCTGCGCCTCAGCCTCCACCACAGCGTCCAGCTCCAGCCTGTCCAGTCCAGTGGAGATCCTCAACAAGAGCAAATCCTCCAGccgcttctctctcttctctccgcCCTGGAACAGCAGCTCTGAGTCTGACTCCAACCCGCCGTCCCGGTCTGGTTCCAAGAAATTGCGCAACTACAGCAGGAGAGCTGCCACGGGGCCGGCAGGAGCCAGGGGCCCCGATACACCTGAGCCTAAACCCAGCGGCCCCGAACACTTCCAGTACTCTGAACCTGTCATCTCCAAAGTGACGGACTACATCTATGTTGGCAACCTCAATGCGGCATACAATGGACGCACCCTGTGCCGCAACAACATTGACAGTATCATCGATATGAGCAGCGTGCCGGGGGAGCCGGGGCCCAGCCTCAGCCTCATACCCTGCACCTGCACTCGCGGTGCCCGGCACAGCTGGTCCCGCCTCAAGGTCGACATTGGAGACGTGCCGGAAGCTCTGGGCGACGGCCCAGCCCTGAAACAGTGCTGCTTCGAGGACATCAACGAATGCATTGACGCCtccacagagaagaggaagcgTGTCCTGGTCCACTGTCGGGACGGGTTCTCCTTGGCACCGACGTGTATCATCCAGTACCTGATGGTGAGGCAGAACATGAGGCTGATTGCCGCCTACGAGCTGCTGAGGGCCAAGTACCCGGTCAACATCAGGGAGTGTCACCAGAATGTGCTGGTGAGCCTGGAGAGGGCGCTGCGGCCCGGGGGCAACGTCAACCCTGAGTGCTTTAAACAGGCCATCTCACGCAAAGTGGCGTGGACCTGA